A genomic region of Leptospira barantonii contains the following coding sequences:
- the coaD gene encoding pantetheine-phosphate adenylyltransferase, with protein sequence MKHLAIYPGSFDPLTNGHLDILQRSIGLFDKVIIAIAVNSNKSTLFSVEERLGFIREVTKGIKGLEIDTFQGLTVDYCAKVGAKSIIRGLRAVTDFDYEYAISLMNKKLAPEVETVFLMSSSEYSFISSTIVKEVARHGRDVSNQVPEIVSKALLKKLSQ encoded by the coding sequence ATGAAACACTTAGCGATTTATCCGGGTTCCTTTGATCCGTTGACAAACGGACATTTGGATATTCTTCAAAGATCGATCGGACTTTTCGATAAGGTGATCATCGCGATCGCGGTAAACTCGAATAAGTCCACGTTGTTCTCCGTCGAAGAAAGACTCGGATTTATTCGCGAAGTCACCAAAGGGATCAAGGGCCTTGAAATCGATACGTTTCAAGGTCTTACGGTCGACTACTGCGCCAAAGTGGGGGCAAAGAGCATCATCCGCGGACTTCGCGCCGTAACCGACTTCGACTATGAATATGCAATTTCTCTAATGAATAAAAAATTAGCCCCCGAAGTGGAAACCGTGTTTCTCATGTCATCAAGCGAATATTCATTCATATCTTCCACGATCGTAAAGGAAGTCGCGAGACACGGAAGAGACGTGAGCAATCAGGTTCCCGAGATCGTCAGCAAAGCATTACTTAAAAAACTCTCTCAATAA
- a CDS encoding nucleoside-diphosphate kinase: MSRTFIMIKPDGVKNKHVGNILARIEKEGFKILGLKYLKLSLEDAKQFYKVHSARPFYNDLCNYMSSGPIVAAALERDNAVLHWRDVIGATDPKEAAANTIRALYAESKEANAVHGSDSDDNAALEVSFFFKGNELF, translated from the coding sequence ATGTCCAGAACGTTTATCATGATCAAACCCGACGGAGTAAAAAACAAACACGTCGGAAACATTCTCGCGAGAATCGAAAAAGAAGGATTCAAGATCCTCGGTTTAAAATACCTCAAACTTTCTCTCGAAGATGCGAAACAATTCTATAAAGTGCATTCCGCTCGTCCGTTTTACAACGACCTTTGCAACTACATGTCTTCCGGTCCGATCGTAGCGGCCGCTCTCGAAAGAGACAACGCGGTTCTTCATTGGAGAGACGTGATCGGAGCAACCGATCCGAAAGAAGCCGCGGCAAACACAATCCGCGCTCTTTATGCGGAAAGCAAAGAAGCAAACGCGGTACACGGTTCCGATTCGGACGATAACGCGGCTCTCGAAGTTTCATTCTTCTTCAAAGGAAACGAATTGTTCTAA
- a CDS encoding NADP-dependent isocitrate dehydrogenase has product MSEKTKIAIAHGDGIGPEIMDATLKILNAAGAKIDPIEIEIGEKVYKDGHSSGIKPEAWDVLRQTKVFLKAPITTPQGGGYKSLNVTVRTTLGLFANVRPCFSLYPYVETKHPFLDIVIIRENEEDLYTGIEHRQTNDTVQCLKLISRPGSEKIIRYAFEYARAYGRKKVTAMVKDNIMKQTDGLFHDIFKEVAKEYPELEANSQIIDIGAANLADRPQNFDVVVTLNLYGDIISDIVAQIAGSVGMAGSSNIGEIVSMFEAIHGSAPDISGKNLANPSGLLNAAVMMLVHIGQPDIAAKINNAWLLTIEEGIHTGDIFKPGVSRIKVGTKEFAEAVIGNLGHLPEKFKPVSFGKAKKITIPEYKRTLQKKDLVGVDIFLDWIGNDPNELGNKLKSLSDDLMLKIITNRGVKVFPDGQPETFLIDHWRCRFVSKDALIKQEDPSYHPISHKQVAELLLKLDAAGFDTVKTENLYYFDGKRAFSLGQGE; this is encoded by the coding sequence ATGTCCGAAAAAACCAAAATCGCAATCGCACACGGCGACGGAATCGGTCCTGAAATCATGGACGCGACTCTCAAAATTTTAAACGCGGCGGGAGCCAAAATCGATCCGATCGAAATCGAAATCGGCGAAAAAGTCTACAAGGACGGACATTCTTCCGGAATCAAACCGGAGGCCTGGGATGTTCTCAGACAAACGAAGGTTTTCTTAAAAGCTCCGATCACCACTCCTCAAGGAGGAGGTTATAAAAGTTTAAACGTGACCGTTCGGACCACTCTCGGATTGTTCGCAAACGTTAGACCCTGCTTCTCCCTTTATCCATACGTCGAAACAAAACATCCTTTTCTAGACATCGTAATCATCCGTGAAAACGAAGAAGACCTTTACACAGGTATAGAACACAGACAAACGAACGATACGGTTCAATGTCTCAAATTGATCTCCCGTCCCGGTTCCGAAAAAATCATTCGTTACGCTTTCGAGTACGCGCGCGCGTACGGTAGAAAAAAAGTCACCGCGATGGTTAAGGACAATATCATGAAACAGACAGACGGTTTGTTCCACGATATCTTTAAAGAAGTCGCAAAAGAATATCCGGAACTCGAAGCAAATTCTCAGATCATCGATATCGGCGCGGCGAATCTCGCGGATCGACCTCAGAATTTCGACGTCGTCGTAACTCTCAACTTATACGGGGATATCATCTCCGACATCGTAGCTCAGATCGCCGGTTCGGTGGGAATGGCCGGTTCGTCCAATATCGGCGAAATCGTTTCCATGTTCGAAGCGATCCACGGTTCGGCCCCGGACATTTCAGGGAAGAATCTCGCAAATCCTTCCGGTCTACTCAACGCGGCCGTGATGATGCTCGTTCATATCGGACAACCCGACATCGCCGCAAAGATCAACAACGCTTGGCTTTTGACGATCGAAGAAGGAATTCACACCGGAGATATTTTCAAACCGGGAGTAAGCCGCATCAAGGTGGGCACCAAAGAATTCGCCGAGGCGGTAATCGGAAACCTGGGTCATCTTCCCGAAAAGTTCAAACCGGTTTCCTTCGGAAAGGCGAAGAAGATTACGATTCCTGAATATAAAAGAACCCTGCAAAAGAAGGATCTGGTAGGAGTGGATATCTTTCTGGATTGGATCGGAAACGATCCGAACGAACTCGGGAACAAACTCAAATCCCTTTCGGACGATCTGATGCTCAAGATCATCACCAATCGCGGAGTGAAGGTTTTCCCGGACGGTCAACCGGAAACGTTTCTAATCGATCACTGGAGATGCAGATTCGTAAGCAAAGACGCTCTCATCAAACAGGAAGATCCTTCGTATCATCCGATCTCTCACAAACAAGTCGCTGAACTTCTTTTAAAACTGGACGCGGCCGGTTTCGATACGGTAAAAACCGAAAACCTATATTACTTCGACGGAAAAAGAGCGTTCTCCTTAGGCCAAGGAGAATGA